The following are encoded together in the Panicum virgatum strain AP13 chromosome 6K, P.virgatum_v5, whole genome shotgun sequence genome:
- the LOC120713205 gene encoding uncharacterized protein LOC120713205: MKNTANPRKRDIREIELLISKDDTVRITLWGHLAHSLNEDVVGKHTVVIVTSTMVEGLQGTLSLKSTNGTRLYIDLDIPETWKLIDSVPYEETVPKLMEVDKSTKGTIQEQMFYNRRTLQDITQMRHDNPTDQVQYTIHISDYLVENS; encoded by the exons ATGAAAAATACTGCCAATCCACGCAAAAGGGATATTCGAGAGATTGAACTTCTTATATCAAA GGATGATACAGTCAGGATAACTCTATGGGGACATTTAGCTCATTCTCTGAATGAGGATGTTGTTGGAAAACACACTGTCGTGATTGTTACATCAACAATGGTGGAAGGTTTGCAAG GTACACTATCTCTAAAGTCAACAAATGGCACAAGATTATATATAGACTTAGATATACCTGAAACCTGGAAGCTTATTGACAG TGTTCCATATGAAGAAACTGTACCAAAATTAATGGAGGTAGATAAAAGTACAAAAGGTACCATTCAGGAACAAATGTTTTATAACAGAAGAACTTTACAAGACATTACTCAGATGAGACACGACAACCCAACAGATCAGGTACAATACACTATTCACATATCTGATTATTTAGTTGAAAATTcatga